The following are from one region of the Actinopolyspora halophila DSM 43834 genome:
- a CDS encoding complex I subunit 4 family protein, translated as MLSLIVFLPLVVAALLAVIPVSAGSRVFTAGWVCATATDVVLVLISWTGYEAGTGLALEQRVRWIPGAGVSYHVGVDGLSLPLLGLTAGLFLACAVYSLRGTHRTKGFVLLFLFLQTVCLGVFTALDLILFFVYFDLSIVGMYFVISGWGYGNSRGSALKFFLYTFLGSLALLLGFIGLYLAVEPHTFDIVDIARSDPLSGGGALGAPVLAAIGLGLLIKTPTFPFHTWMPPAHTDAPAVGSVILAGVLLKMGTYGFVRIAMPLLPGTWSRYAWVFVVLGVVSVLYGALVALAQEDFKRMVAYTSVNHMGYVVLAVGAAGLAAGGQEQARSLAVTGAVTQMVSHGLLTGALFLLAGVLHSRGGSHHMKDYSGLAAFAPVFAGAVAVTAFASLGIPGFSGFIAEFQILTGGLATATVATALALPGILITAALLLRALHRVCLGEPRVPDPPGSARGFTDLRANESLAILPLLGVALLLGVLPRLLLGVIEPAAVELVGVFG; from the coding sequence TTGCTGAGTCTGATCGTGTTCCTGCCGTTGGTGGTCGCCGCCCTGCTGGCCGTGATCCCCGTCTCCGCCGGTTCCCGGGTGTTCACGGCCGGTTGGGTGTGCGCCACCGCGACCGATGTCGTTCTGGTGCTCATCTCGTGGACCGGGTACGAGGCCGGTACGGGGTTGGCGCTCGAGCAGCGTGTGCGGTGGATCCCCGGAGCGGGAGTGAGCTACCACGTCGGTGTGGACGGACTCTCCCTGCCGTTGTTGGGGCTCACGGCGGGACTGTTCCTGGCCTGCGCGGTCTACTCGCTGCGCGGGACGCACCGGACCAAGGGGTTCGTGCTGCTGTTCCTGTTTCTGCAGACGGTCTGCCTCGGAGTGTTCACCGCACTGGACCTGATACTTTTCTTCGTCTACTTCGACCTGTCCATCGTGGGAATGTACTTCGTGATCTCCGGGTGGGGTTACGGGAACTCCAGGGGATCGGCGCTGAAGTTCTTCCTCTACACCTTCCTCGGGTCGTTGGCCCTGCTGCTCGGGTTCATCGGGCTGTACCTGGCCGTCGAACCGCACACCTTCGACATCGTCGACATCGCCAGGTCGGACCCGCTGTCCGGAGGAGGCGCGCTCGGCGCGCCGGTGCTGGCGGCGATCGGGCTCGGGCTGCTGATCAAGACTCCCACCTTCCCCTTCCACACCTGGATGCCGCCCGCGCACACGGACGCTCCCGCCGTCGGTTCGGTGATCCTCGCGGGGGTGCTGTTGAAGATGGGCACCTACGGGTTCGTGCGGATCGCGATGCCGCTGCTGCCCGGAACGTGGAGTCGCTACGCCTGGGTGTTCGTGGTGCTCGGAGTGGTATCCGTGCTCTACGGGGCCCTGGTCGCGCTCGCCCAGGAGGACTTCAAGCGCATGGTCGCCTACACCTCGGTCAACCACATGGGATACGTGGTGCTCGCGGTGGGCGCCGCCGGGCTGGCCGCGGGCGGGCAGGAGCAGGCCCGTTCGCTCGCGGTGACCGGGGCCGTCACCCAGATGGTCAGCCACGGTCTGCTCACCGGGGCGCTGTTCCTGCTCGCGGGGGTGCTCCACAGTCGGGGAGGCAGTCACCACATGAAGGACTACTCCGGGCTGGCCGCTTTCGCTCCCGTCTTCGCCGGCGCCGTGGCGGTGACCGCTTTCGCCTCGTTGGGCATTCCCGGGTTCTCCGGGTTCATCGCCGAGTTCCAGATACTGACCGGGGGGTTGGCGACAGCCACCGTCGCGACCGCGCTGGCCCTGCCGGGGATCCTGATCACGGCGGCGTTGCTGTTGCGCGCGTTGCACCGTGTCTGCCTCGGTGAACCCCGGGTGCCGGACCCGCCGGGGAGTGCGCGCGGTTTCACTGATCTGCGCGCGAACGAGTCCCTCGCGATACTTCCCCTGCTGGGGGTGGCGCTTTTGCTCGGGGTCCTGCCGCGCCTGTTGCTCGGTGTGATCGAACCCGCCGCGGTCGAGCTCGTCGGGGTGTTCGGTTGA